The sequence attcttctTATAGAATTATCATGATACGTTCTAGAAACCAAAATTCTAgatcaatttatataaataaaatatcaaagtGGATTATTATTTCAATCTCATACTTGAGGAAAATCATTTGATAATCCCATAGGAAAACCATAAATTCAGTAACAGTAGCTTGGAGTGTTACCGGAATTTGTTCACTATATTAAAATTAGATGTTTACTTAACACTTTTAGCATATTAGGTTTAAGAAACATCAacttttttcatagtttttcttcaatattaatattatttgatctcaaattattttcaagagctaaaattatacattaattaacgTAGATACTATTATAAAATACCCATGTTAACCAGTGGTTTTAAAAAATGtgcaaaattgaaaatgaacaGAAAAAGTAGTACttctaaatcataatttagaaaaataaaatagcgCATGGGGGCGACTATTAAATTAGgacatttattataattataatagtgCAACTGTAAAgatggaaaattattttttaaagaaatttgggAGTTAATTTGCCTCGTTTTTATATTcttaacaacaataaaatatacacaaaaaataaattatctcttaaatttttaaattgaacAATTATTATTGACGGGAATAATAGTCTAGGCAATTGCAGCATTGTCATGGATCTCCCTTTCTGATGTTATCCAAGAATCATTTATTTTCCTATGAAATGGGAAATGAGTACAtacaaaataattgatttttaataaaaatgtttttccaatttatttatgtatagtTATCCGCATATACATATTCTTTTGAGCACTTGTACACTGTGAAAGTTCAATtaaatggagaagaaaaattTCGAAAAACGTTACTTACAATCGGTGCATATtaagtgtaataataataagaatattaAAAGCAAATTGAAGTGATTTAATTAGTGTTAATGAAAATTTAAGGTCAGATTTAAGCAAATTCAATTTTACCTTTCATTATACTTTGAATTCATTTCTACAGTTTTAATCTTTGTCATTaataaagttaatatttttaataaatgaactctacatgataaaataatttaaacaggaaaaaaattactttttactATGGTCAAATCTAATCCTGGAAcaaaattactcaatttcataAAGTAGATGAATAAACTGATCCTTTTACAGAAaggaattatatattttttggtaaTATTAGAAAAAGTGCCTAACGCCCTTCCTAATATagcttaataattttataattctttaattattttgtttttatgcaaataaataaaagagaaaagggtctgatatatctgttaattttgttatttagaaTTAATATATCCCTTATtataaaagtgactcatatatactctacttataaacaaatggttcatatataccctttttttctaacggaaatgaaaaaaataattttttttttgaaaaataatcccatatgaataaatttaattctcgtcaaacatattttttgacttttttttgttgcaataattaaattagagttattattttgataatcaaatctatttatgtttcactaatattattgcaaaacttattgtagatgaccaaattttttcttcgaatacaaaaatcaaatttttatatagacaaaaaaatagttttttttctctttaaactaaggaatggaagaaaaaaaaataaaataagaataagaaattcaaataattataataaaagaattcaaaaaataatttatgtatgaaaaaattaaaatatactttgaactttgatagaagaatcatatatacatttaaataattttttaagaaaattaaaagtaaaaaatataaatttaaaactaatttttcaaCTTCCTTTAAATAAAGGGTATGTGAgctcattttgtaacggcagggatATATGtaagccgtttgtataacgataagggtatatatgagccactttcataacgaagggtatatcagctccaaatgacaaagttgagggctatatcagacccttttccctaaataAAACATTAGAATATTGCAGTTAACAAAACCTGCCGCTAAATACTTGTCAACTATAGTTATTATTTTCTcggtttcaatttatataacttACTTTTTTTTGCCTATTTTGAAAAGAATCAGACAGTATTatacaaaataacaatttaaaatttaaatattcacattatccttaataaaattatttataagcaCGCAAATTTTTATCATTCATTTTTGACCACATAAGTTTTAAAACCTTCTTTTTTCTCAAACTCCGCATTGAGTCAAACTACCTTACATAAAATAAGACGGAAGAAGTATGAAGTAGTAAAAAGTTATTCAAAAGATAAcatatactccctctgtcccattttatatgtcacATTTTCACTTTACACTTGCATTAAAATGATGTAACTTTACCTTTCTATCCTTATTCAGTGTTTTTTTAAGTCAACCTTATTAATAATGACAAGATTAATTAAGTACTTTATCAAGAGTATAATAggcaaaatttgataaattatgcataaattttataaaatgacaagtattatgatcaaaatatttataaaaagaatgacatgtaaAATGAGACGCATggaatataattcattttattaaatgtatGTTTTGACACAAGTTTTATCATTTAgagtatttaaaaataaattgaggatagttttaattacaaaaattagaagaaagataTTCATGAGTCTTTTCTGGTTTTTTTCCCAGAAAAGTAGAcaaatttcattttcacaaGAAATGTATTAGGTACGTATGTACTCATTATAAAACAGAATGTGTTGTTAGAAATTTGTGGTCATCTTTTCCTATGTGAAATATTGGAATATATAAAGTTCTATAACTAACGATATTTTAAGagggagaaaaattaaaaagaataggAAGAAGAGTATTTGCCGTCAAGGAGTTTATCTCCACAAGTGTCGTTTTCCACAATAGTGGGAGAATCCACATATATTCCAAGTAATGAACAAATTAATGTAAAAGAGAAACTTCACTTGCTCACACTTTGATCCTTTGTCAAATCCTATTGCGTTTTATTTTATTCGGTTCATATTGACTTGAACAGGTTTTCAAACTAATTAATCTTACTAATAATGTTTTTAGCTTTAAATttgagtattattatttttatataattatgtaatataaaataatataaattatttttcttcaacaaTTAATGAGAACAAAGAGACATAAATATAATGTTCACTAATGAACATAACATGGTGCATTATGTGATTATTATagagtatatttttattaatattaaaatttcactctaacataaatattcttttaatttgcTAAAATTGACAATTAGGGAGTAACACCTCTATGAAACTAGACTGGACCAAAGAGTAATTAAGAGCTTAAGATAAGTGGTTCTCCATTAGGCAAATAGAGCATAAAGTTCACCTTTTTATTTTAGACACCTTTCCCAAAAGGTTTATGTACATTAATGATCTTGAAGTTCTTCGAAGCCACATATATTGTCCcaataaatcaaatcaattttacTCCAATAAATGATCTACGTTAGGGATgtcaaaaatgaatttaaatatagGTAATTCGTTCAATTCCTTCAGAATTTTAAGGTtggatttaaaatatttttaatcagGCTCAATTTCAATCCATTCAAGCTTAACTCATTTGAAGAGAATCCTTAATTAAGCCAAtttaatctttaatttcaaCCCGttataaaactttttattcAGATATGTTCCTATATTAAAGGTATGAAgtattatctatttaacatcttttaggatttatttatcaatttgttactttttaacaaaaaattcttgagtGGAAATTCAagttgtgattataaaagttaaatattaatatgttaaattactgagattaatcgggtcaaATTGGGCGGGTCAAGATCCAATTCGTTTTTTTGCCTATTTGAACCCAAAGTAAATTTGAGCAGGTCAAGATCGAATCCAATTTCtattcaattcattttaatattttcaatttcaatccAACCCGTCTATTTGACGCCCCTAATCTACATACAGCAATATGAGAAATCAAAAATAGTAATTTAATTATATCAATTCATATAACTACCACTAATATTTAATGTTAGTTTATTGTGGACAGGAGGAATCGAAGTACAATATTAAGATCAACAAATAACTATTCCCAATTTTTAGTCATATAAGAAGTATAGGTAATTAAATAGAAAGTTCATAAGAAGTCTGACCATTTAAGGTCTATTAAAGATGCAAATAATTTTCttcataaaatgaaaaaagaatagTTGGACAAAACTGTGTGTGAAAATGAGATTGTGTTACAGACtacaataaattaaagaaaagtctCGTTGGTGTGGCTGTTTGACAATGGTGAAGAAAATATATGATCGAAGGCGGAGGCCAACATTTTCTCATATGAACAAAACTAATTGAGTATTTAAATTAAAGCGCCAGCTCCCTCAGTTTCATATTATTTGACTTATTACAATTATTACCAGTATAATTTTATAGAGTAATTTAATATGACCTATTACAAatgttactattattttatagagtTATTTAACATGAAGACTCTCCTATCGTTCAAAATAAGAGGTGTTTGTAGTTTGAATACACATCAAGCAAACTACTCAAAGTTCCTAGAATTTAACACGTACTTTTAGACTTAATAAATACcttgaaaaaaatgtcataCAAAAGACCCTTACCATGTAAAATGTAAAACAATAATTAGAGAAGAGAAACAACATGGAAAAATCTAAACTTTAGGCAAAATTATAGTTCCTAGGGGGTAGATGGATCCTATATAGGTGCCATCAGTAATCGCTATGAGTTTCTAGGTATTTGAAAGAGTGACAGTGGACCATGAGTTGTCAAATTGATACAATACTACTttgttacttattttaaattcttaatgTTAGTACGTCCCTAGAAAATTCTAACGAGGGATTATACttataatttacaaaaataaataaacagcttgATCCCCCATAGATTtcccaaaaaggaaaaaaaaagatgcgAAAAGGTGATTACCCAAATGGGGTTCTCAAATTcgaaattattattatgttttccGATTGCAGTTTATTGCACAAAACATACCTAATGTGGTAATGATGGTAAAATttcttataataaatattttctccgTCCATAATTATTTGTCAAGGAAAATTTGATATAAAGtgtaatttgattaatataattcTATTatatcaagaatatcaaaatctgcataacttttcaattgaacaAAATGGAGTAATTATCAAGggtagaattgaaaaaaatgactaattattttttaattgttgaaattgacaattaattttgaatatttatttttaatatatctgGCTAAATAATTACGAACGAagagaataattcaaattgaGCAACGTGTGATAAACAAGATTATGACCAAATGAGCTGTTAAGGAACAGACACTCATTACTTATCATTCATAAGTCTtatagggcccgtttggatgggcttaataaaagcagctttaaaaaagtacttttgaaagtgctgaaacttatttttaaaataagcagttatgtgtttggataaaagtgctgaagttgctatgccaaacgtgaaaaggaaaaaatggaagaaagagatgttagggttatatgggtaatttggagattgaataaaaatattaaggccaaaaacataaaaatgtggtcaacttaaaacagcttataagctaaaaaaaaaaaagcacccctaccccagcttttaacttttggtttaaaataagttttttttaacttaaaataagttattttgagtattgccaaacagctaaataagtcaaaaatcagcttttaagtcagtttgaccagcttttaagctgagccaaacaggctcatAATCTATCACCAAgggttattattattactagtaCGGAACCGTGCAAACggaaattcatatatattattcttcctgttttaatttatttaagtgaTATTCtctccatacattttgttatttatttcaaaCTTATATGGTATAGATGAAATTTGaaagttattaaattattcCTAGCTAAAAGGAGGCATGTTAGACTAATGATTTGTTTTAATCATTGTtattcattatttcataaatgtattatattatattatactctattgtactgtattgtatggtagatacaatgtttggttagattgtattgtttattgttgtttagtaacattttaattgtatGGTTcgattgtattgtattgtattgtaatttataaatttacttaaatatccttaattattctagggtaggaGATTTGACTAGATGTAAATACTTaagtaaagggtaaaatagtattttgaaaaattatgtaaagatataattggaaaaagaaattaagtaacaatgggaacacaccaaattggttgttctACAAAATAAAAGTTTTCATTGTCACGGAACAACGAAATTAAACAACATAGtacaataaattttaagaaacaatcaaaacaaacattataaaTATTGTAACAACACAATACAATACTATGGagaacaatgatccaaacatagtgtaAGTGTTGCCTGCTCGTAGCCTCTTCtataatatagtaaaataattattttcatgggtgttcatttattaaattataatttttttagttaaaactaaattattaagaataaaatttttcatttaattaattatttttacaaattatatatttattcaatattaaatcaataattttgTTTGGTCAAGATTTTAGAAGTGCTAATGTGAAAGAAaatctatatctatataaaGCTGAATATCAGCTCGCTGATATGGCATATTGCAATGATCAGAATCACTACTTATCTATATTTtcagaattttaaatttttactttcattttttgttcaaaatatgtttaaaaaattattattgtttaattGATTAAGTAACCGCTAAATCGTCAGCaactaaaattaatcaaaaaaataatgttaatttgaATATAACATTAACTTAAAAAGGAACATGAATTTTGCTTAATTTAATTACTACTTAAATCGGAGGTAACTGAAACCAAAAAGGAACATTAATTAGATTAGCCGTAAGTTTTCTTATACGAAACTAACTAATGACTAGATATTAGCACTAATTAagagattttaatttttcttaattgtgaAACTAATGATTAGTGGTgagttttcttccttttctttttttcatcaacaatttatttattttcaattattaattGTACTATATATATAGGAATGTTTTTTTCTCTTCGTAGTAGCTTGcttactatattttattttatttttttggtttttcatCCGGTGTTCATAGCCCACATTGAAACTCTGACTAAATTCGGACCGCACACTGCAGGGTCCATTCGAGGGTGGCGCTCCCAATAGGATTTTCTCCATACCCAGGGCTCGAACCCGAGACTTCTGGTTAAGGATGAAGCACTCCCACCAGTGTACCACAATCCATATTGgttatatttcatatttgtttttaaCTAGATAGTTTTagtctaatattttttttttccacagTTGATCATTATAATAGACATGATTTGATGATAAGGAATTAGATTCAAAAAATGCgaaatttgatttatttcaaGAACAAATTGAGATGATCGGTGtaaaaaattatggaaaaagCTAAGAATACACGTACAAGTAGGAGTTGAGAATTTATCTtgatagtaataataaatttccGCAATATTTCATTAGATGTTTGTATGACAATTACATAACTTTTTTGGTGAAGTTATTTCTAAATTAGATGATCAATCACTCGCTTTATTGTCACCATAAAAGTTTGCTAAATGAGTTTAGAAAGCAGAATTATGCAAGTTTTTCATAGGCCATCGGGTAATTATGATTATTTAGTCAACTACATCACTGTACATTCATGAATtcttttgaagaagaaaaaatttgtgctcttttttgaatatattgtcTCAGAGCTTGTATTAAATatcactataataaaaataatttttagcgatattaaatattgatattaattatgaGTGGTAAAGTTTTTATTgatattagttaagtgtcattagattaatgtctctaaaattttttagggacatatacaaagagtgttagttatcgctaaaaatacatatttagcaacaattaagaattaattatcGATAATAATCTTTTTTATCGTAGAGTATGCACTTCactttgttaaaaaatatgttgtgcttgtgtttttattattttagttttattaggttttatttcattttctttttgaaatgaaaatacttatttttaaatgcagttcatataaaactaataaaatattatttttgtgttttaatcaatataacaaaactaaaatttagTTTATCCGATATgaagttataaaaatattattattttaatgtaataattttttataaatcgcaCGATCAAATTTACTAGTtagcatataaaaaaaaatgaaattatatccTTATTTATTAATGATAAACTTGTATTGTTTGCCGACTCGCATAATTTATTATGTGAAATGAGACTGAGTAATCtttcctaaaaaaaattgtgaaatacctcaattttttaaaataaacaaacacTTTTCTAAAAGAACATTTTTGACTTTCTAAAAACTGGGTCAAAAAAACTATTTTCGTTTCATTTTTCTCCTTCCTAAATCTTATTATGTATGAttcttttttgatttatttattatcaaaaaTAGCTTTTTTACTTTTGtgacaattttaaaatatgtctcgctcttttatttttcagatTACACGTATAAGTTTTCGAATAAGAAGAACTAACCAAAAAGATAAGGATTTTCGAATAtatatctttcatactttgattaaaaaagaaataaacttATATACTGTAATAGAATATTCTTTTCGTAATTATACTTTTTGTGGCGTTAATTCGTgtaatttattactttatttcatttttgatttGTCTTTAATAAGATAATTGAAGAGCTCTAGAAGCTAGGagacattttaattaaattgtcaAAGAAGTAGGAAATGCAGATATAACAAGTCTAAATAGTTGAACTTATCAAACaactctaatatttttttattgagaaaattcatccacttaattaattaaattaatttgaaagaattaattgcatTAGGCCTGTTACGACTGTTGACTATATAACGTCTCCATCAATCGTTTAGTAAAcaattcattaaattttaacaaaaattctaatttatatACTACCATTAAAGGTGTGCTCAATTTTacctttcaaaatttggaaaaaacGATAAATTACTCAACAAACTATTGACAAAATACTTTACATTCATGGGGGCGGAATTAATTAATGTGACAAGTACTTTAATTACATACACctaatttgaataaataatctTACCTGatatatgtgagaaaattttataaatgtatTTCGATctttataatatcaaaattaaacattttataAACCACTTCATACGGTTACAGGATTCTAATCTCTTTGAACCACCTAAATTAAAGATGAACCAAAATTGGGTCAAAAGTGCAAATGACCCTTCTTTTAGCCATAGTATTCCCCAAAGCTTAATATGAGATAGGAAAATAATGTAAATTTCAGCCCAACTGGATTCAAGCCCAAGCTCTTAACCAAACAAGATCCAACGAGTTTGACTAAATTATTGGGCTTGGAATTTTGTGGGtttaattatgaattgatgtATACATGATACAATCAATTGACATTCAATAATTACAAatagtaacttttttttttggaaaaaatacgCAGAATAACAAACATTTAATCTATATTAGGAACTAAAactataatttaagaaaattataatttgtaacTATGGTTTTTCCAATTATTGTTATTCACCGGAGTTGTATAATTTGCTTGATTACAAATccattatttgtataatttcgaTTTCTGattgtataaatacaaaattttatatattcttaCCTTAACTATTTGTAAACgatttataaaatattcataataaatcaccttatttttatattgacaAGCGAAATATACCAAGAGATTTTGCAGATACATAATGTGTATATACTTAGCCTATTTGTATATTCGCAAGCAATATACACAAACTGACAGAAATATACAAATTGCAGTCTCCATAGCAAACAACACTATAGCTATGAAGCACAATTATcaaaactataactataaaaCCTTATTATATTTGctatttgtgaaattttatcGTTTTTTCTTTGCTCCTTATCTTAGTTAATTTGATCATGATATTTTAAATGGGCTAGCCCAAGTTAATCCCATGAGTCTAGAAGGCTAACTAGAAccgtcctcactttaaaacaggCAAGAAAATTTTGTAACCTCATCCAAATAGTGAATGACTGGTCTCATAGACCTAGCTAATTTTGAGGACTACAGCAACAGTAAGATAGGAATTTATTCGAAAGAACAACTCAACCTGGAATAATCTAGAATCCACTTGCTTGGACTTATCGTTTGATTATCAGAATGagatagataaaaatattttatgaaattagcTTATCTGATTGATATAGTTAATATcacaattttaatataaattaattaatattcattatCAAACGcaagataaaataatatctcGATTTATTTGAAGATTGTTATTGGTTGTAGCATCAACCAAACAATCCCAACCCTAAGGTAAAGCTAAAAACACAACactttaatttgtttaatttaaaactattttcctcgaagtccacaaaatcaaattaaagcatcaaaaccaaaaaatgaacaatataaAAGGAAGACAAATTCCATAATATCCCaaatgagaaaaaagaagagaaatgtTGATCATCACAAATCTTACACAACATTTGTTACATTTATTTAAACTATCTTcttctctttcaattttcttcCTTTACTTCTTCTACACTTTCTCActtcttaataataataatcacctTGTTAAAGCTCATAATTTTATCTATGCAGGTTGTTCACAAGACAAATATCAATCAAATTCTCCTTTTGTTCCAAGTTTAAATTCTCTACTCTCTTCattagtttcttcttcttcacaatctCTTTACAATAGTTATGCTTTTCGAAATGACACTTCAGCCCCTCGAGAATCGTCTATTTATGGTTTGTATCAATGTAACGCTGACCTACAATTAAAAGATTGTTCAACATGCGTCGCTAGTGCTGTTGGACAAATGAACATAGTCTGTCCATACAATTTTGGTGCTATTTTGCAATTAGATGATTGTTATGTCAGATATGAACATGAAGATTTTATTGGAAGACCCGACACGAGTTTAAGGTATAGTGGCCtcacctaaatttttttttaaattttactacttttatttacttaattatattatgtgaTCGATGTTAACAGATATAACAAGTGTAGTAAGAATCAACTACGAGGAGACGGAGAGTTCATTAGGCATAGGGATGAGGTTCTTGCGGGATTAATTCAAGGTGGTGGTGGGGTGACGGGTTCTAAGGTTAGCGGGTCGGGTTCAATTGAAGGATTTGCACAGTGTTTGGGTGATTTGAGTCCTGAAGATTGTTCTGCTTGTGTTTCTGAGGCTGTTATGAAGTTGAAGGACATGTGTGGTGATGCTGCTGCTGCTGATGTTTATTTGGCTCAGTGTTATGCTAAATATTGGGGTTCGGGTTATTATCACTCCTTCGGTAAGAGTTTAACTTTTCTACGCTGATAGCATGATAGTATAGTGAAATTTTTTTACCTTCTTAAACAAGTAAATAGTAATTAGTTATTCTTTTCATCGTGAagaatgaaattattatttatagatagttcaaataaaattgtattatcaGTATAGAtgttagttattttatttttttgtgtacgCTTTTTTGAGTAATACAAGAATAGTGAAATAGTTTTTAGATGATTTAATCGATAAAGAAATTTAACTTAAAACTCACGCATGATATTTAAGGGTATTGACTCATAATAAGTGGATTCTCTTGCTATCTTAGGAATAGTGTTATAACTTTCTATAGGTAAATTATACTATTGcataaatttgatataaaacCAAATTTTAGACTCACAACTTCATGATGTAATTACTTCCTTCGTTCCATGTTGATAGTAACTTTAGcttaaaaaaatgattctaaACATCATCATAGGAATTTAACATTTGAATTTGTAATTACTCCCTCCATCCTAAGTTAACAATTACTTTAAGCTCATAAAAAAATGATTCTACATATCATGTTAGTACTTTAAGCTCGTAGAAAAATGATTCTACATATCATGTTAGAAATTTAAGAATAAACTTGGCAACTTTTTCAACTATAGgcttataattcttttttaatgttgataaattttttaaaaaattctaatcAAGaggatattttaataaaaactgtcttgtattttttttttatgggcGTACAAAGAGctaaaacaataattaaaatgaaaccGAGTGTTGTAGAACTTTGCTATAGCTAGGTTttcattaaattgatttttttttcttgtgtgattgtttatgttttaaattaacAAAACTCTTCCAAATTAATTCATGAGGGACTTTTCAAGCCACTTATATATACTCCATAGGATAGAAAAGCAAAAGAATCAATCACATTTTCCGAAAACAAATTATatccaaaaatattcttttcCTATAGCATATATAAAGTTAGGAATAATCCACTTTAATTTAAATCTCTAGGGAATTTGTCCATTTAggatatcttttttttttttttttaaagttgttaTTCCCTCTTTCTTTTAAGCTTCACCTTCCACTTTGTTCCTATCGTACACACATAAAGTCCCTTTATATCATATCAAAATTGCACAAAGTAACATTTGTACAAGAAAATAGGTCAAAATCCCTATAGTATACAGAATTCATAATGCTTATCATATCTTCTATGATTTGCCTCTAAAAAGTAGCACTTCATATACcgtcaattaaaaaaataaaaaaaattctcttaaaaaaGTGTCTAATAATTCAGGATCAATATTCAACCACTCTTGCGTCAGAAATAAAAAAGGGCTAATAAGCAATTTCACTAAAGCTGTGAAATgtcaaaatacataaaataaagcaAGGAGAAATCCTCTTTGgcgtatttatattaataacaaTTTTTCCAAGTTAATTTTATGctgtaattatattaataacCATTTTTTGTCT comes from Solanum pennellii chromosome 1, SPENNV200 and encodes:
- the LOC107011865 gene encoding cysteine-rich repeat secretory protein 15 yields the protein MLIITNLTQHLLHLFKLSSSLSIFFLYFFYTFSLLNNNNHLVKAHNFIYAGCSQDKYQSNSPFVPSLNSLLSSLVSSSSQSLYNSYAFRNDTSAPRESSIYGLYQCNADLQLKDCSTCVASAVGQMNIVCPYNFGAILQLDDCYVRYEHEDFIGRPDTSLRYNKCSKNQLRGDGEFIRHRDEVLAGLIQGGGGVTGSKVSGSGSIEGFAQCLGDLSPEDCSACVSEAVMKLKDMCGDAAAADVYLAQCYAKYWGSGYYHSFDRTNDDDVGKTVAIIVGVLAGVAVFIVLLSVCRKSIG